One window of Cellulomonas shaoxiangyii genomic DNA carries:
- the priA gene encoding bifunctional 1-(5-phosphoribosyl)-5-((5-phosphoribosylamino)methylideneamino)imidazole-4-carboxamide isomerase/phosphoribosylanthranilate isomerase PriA: MPDTPRLELLPAVDVADGQAVRLVQGEAGSETSYGDPLTAALDWYDGGAEWIHLVDLDAAFGRGSNAPLLADVTRELAGRGVKVELSGGIRDDASLERALATGATRVNLGTAALEDPEWTARVIASHREQVAVGLDVRGTTLAARGWTQDGGDLWEVLARLDEAGCARYVVTDVTKDGTLRGPNLELLREVCTRTSAPVVASGGVSSLADLEALRTLVPVGVEGAIVGKALYAGAFTLPQALDVAGRP, from the coding sequence ATGCCCGATACGCCCCGGCTCGAGCTGCTGCCCGCCGTCGACGTCGCCGACGGCCAGGCCGTCCGCCTGGTGCAGGGGGAGGCCGGGTCGGAGACGTCCTACGGCGACCCGCTCACCGCGGCGCTCGACTGGTACGACGGTGGCGCCGAGTGGATCCACCTCGTCGACCTCGACGCCGCCTTCGGGCGCGGCTCCAACGCGCCGCTGCTCGCGGACGTGACGCGGGAGCTCGCCGGGCGGGGCGTCAAGGTCGAGCTGTCCGGGGGCATCCGCGACGACGCGTCGCTCGAGCGCGCGCTGGCCACCGGTGCGACGCGCGTCAACCTCGGGACGGCGGCGCTCGAGGACCCGGAGTGGACCGCGCGGGTCATCGCGTCCCACCGCGAGCAGGTGGCCGTGGGCCTGGACGTGCGCGGCACGACGCTCGCCGCCCGCGGGTGGACCCAGGACGGCGGCGACCTCTGGGAGGTGCTCGCGCGCCTGGACGAGGCCGGGTGCGCCCGCTACGTCGTCACGGACGTCACGAAGGACGGCACGCTGCGCGGCCCCAACCTCGAGCTGCTGCGGGAGGTCTGCACGCGGACGTCGGCTCCCGTCGTCGCGTCGGGCGGCGTCTCGAGCCTCGCCGACCTCGAGGCCCTGCGCACGCTCGTGCCCGTGGGCGTCGAGGGCGCGATCGTCGGCAAGGCGCTCTACGCCGGCGCGTTCACGCTTCCGCAGGCCCTCGACGTCGCCGGGCGGCCGTGA
- the hisH gene encoding imidazole glycerol phosphate synthase subunit HisH, which produces MPTSPRVVVLDYGFGNVRSAVRALQRVGADVELTGDKQAALEADGLVVPGVGAFGAVMDGLRGVGGDQVVDRRLAGGRPVLGICVGMQVMFDEGVEHGVRAEGLGEWRGVVDRLEADVVPHMGWSTVDAPEGTVLFDGLQDERFYFVHSYAARSFPLAEAPAPGEHPMPAPLVTWSEHGDRFVAAVENGPLAATQFHPEKSGDAGAQLLSNWVGALR; this is translated from the coding sequence GTGCCCACGTCCCCTCGCGTCGTCGTCCTCGACTACGGCTTCGGCAACGTGCGCTCGGCCGTCCGCGCCCTCCAGCGCGTCGGTGCGGACGTCGAGCTGACCGGTGACAAGCAGGCCGCGCTCGAGGCCGACGGCCTCGTCGTCCCGGGCGTCGGTGCGTTCGGCGCGGTGATGGACGGGCTGCGCGGCGTCGGCGGCGACCAGGTCGTCGACCGCCGCCTCGCCGGCGGACGTCCGGTGCTCGGCATCTGCGTCGGCATGCAGGTGATGTTCGACGAGGGGGTCGAGCACGGCGTGCGCGCCGAGGGCCTGGGGGAGTGGCGCGGCGTGGTCGACCGGCTCGAGGCCGACGTCGTCCCGCACATGGGCTGGTCCACGGTCGACGCCCCCGAGGGCACCGTGCTGTTCGACGGCCTGCAGGACGAGCGCTTCTACTTCGTGCACTCCTACGCGGCACGGTCGTTCCCGCTCGCCGAGGCCCCCGCGCCGGGTGAGCACCCCATGCCGGCGCCGCTCGTGACGTGGTCCGAGCACGGTGACCGCTTCGTCGCCGCGGTCGAGAACGGCCCGCTGGCCGCGACGCAGTTCCACCCCGAGAAGTCCGGCGACGCCGGCGCCCAGCTGCTGTCGAACTGGGTCGGCGCGCTGCGCTGA
- the hisB gene encoding imidazoleglycerol-phosphate dehydratase HisB, whose amino-acid sequence MSPQQDAPVARRTARVERTTSESTVVVELDLDGTGRVDIDTTVPFYDHMLTALGKHSLIDLTVRASGDTDIDVHHTVEDVAIVLGQALRAALGDKRGIARYGDATVPLDEALAQAVVDVSGRPYLVHTGEPPGQEYHLIGGHFTGSLTAHVLESIAHHAAFTVHVRVLAGRDPHHIVEAQFKALARALRAAVALDPRVDGVPSTKGAL is encoded by the coding sequence ATGAGCCCGCAGCAGGACGCGCCGGTGGCCCGGCGCACGGCCCGCGTGGAGCGGACGACCAGCGAGTCGACCGTCGTGGTCGAGCTCGACCTCGACGGAACCGGACGGGTCGACATCGACACGACCGTGCCGTTCTACGACCACATGCTCACCGCGCTGGGCAAGCACTCGCTCATCGACCTCACGGTCCGCGCGAGCGGCGACACCGACATCGACGTGCACCACACGGTCGAGGACGTCGCGATCGTGCTCGGGCAGGCGCTGCGGGCGGCGCTCGGTGACAAGCGGGGCATCGCGCGCTACGGCGACGCCACGGTCCCGCTGGACGAGGCGCTCGCGCAGGCGGTCGTCGACGTCTCCGGCCGGCCGTACCTGGTGCACACCGGAGAGCCGCCGGGGCAGGAGTACCACCTGATCGGGGGGCACTTCACGGGTTCCCTGACGGCCCACGTGCTGGAGTCGATCGCGCACCACGCGGCCTTCACGGTCCACGTCCGCGTCCTCGCGGGCCGCGACCCGCACCACATCGTCGAGGCGCAGTTCAAGGCGCTGGCGCGCGCGCTGCGGGCGGCCGTGGCGCTGGACCCGCGCGTCGACGGCGTGCCGTCCACGAAGGGCGCGCTGTGA
- a CDS encoding histidinol-phosphate transaminase, protein MTSAPDRAPDRAPDRADGRAAAALPLRPELAGLEPYGAPQLDVPVLLNVNENPYAPSEQVVADVAAAVAEAARGLNRYPDRDFVALRTDLADYLATESGVRLDPAQVWAANGSNEIMLHVLQAFGGPGRTALSFAPTYSMYPEYARDTSTAWVVGRRSEDFSIDPEHARAAIAEHAPSVVLLASPNNPTGTALPAGTVRVVLDAAARVPGGCVVVVDEAYGEFRRTGTPSALELLAEHPHLAVSRTMSKAFGLAGARVGYLAASTALVDALRVVRLPYHLSAVTQAVARAALAHAPELMAQVGSLREERDGLVAWLRARGFVACDSDANFVLFGTFDDRQAVWQGLLDRGVLVRVTGPEGWLRVSVGTPAETAAFRAALVEVTGR, encoded by the coding sequence GTGACCTCCGCCCCAGACCGCGCCCCGGACCGCGCCCCGGACCGCGCCGACGGCCGCGCCGCCGCGGCGCTCCCGCTGCGGCCCGAGCTCGCCGGCCTCGAGCCCTACGGCGCGCCGCAGCTCGACGTGCCGGTCCTGCTCAACGTCAACGAGAACCCCTACGCGCCGTCGGAGCAGGTCGTGGCCGACGTGGCCGCCGCCGTCGCGGAGGCGGCGCGCGGGCTCAACCGGTACCCCGACCGCGACTTCGTCGCGCTGCGCACCGACCTCGCCGACTACCTCGCGACCGAGTCCGGCGTGCGGCTCGACCCCGCGCAGGTGTGGGCCGCGAACGGCTCGAACGAGATCATGCTGCACGTGCTCCAGGCGTTCGGCGGGCCGGGGCGTACCGCGCTGTCCTTCGCGCCGACGTACTCGATGTACCCGGAGTACGCGCGCGACACGTCGACGGCGTGGGTCGTCGGCCGGCGCAGCGAGGACTTCTCGATCGACCCGGAGCACGCCCGCGCGGCGATCGCCGAGCACGCGCCGAGCGTCGTGCTGCTCGCGAGCCCGAACAACCCCACGGGCACGGCGCTGCCGGCCGGGACGGTCCGCGTCGTGCTGGACGCGGCCGCGCGGGTGCCGGGCGGCTGCGTCGTCGTCGTCGACGAGGCGTACGGCGAGTTCCGCCGGACCGGCACCCCCTCCGCGCTCGAGCTGCTCGCCGAGCACCCGCACCTGGCCGTGAGCCGCACGATGTCGAAGGCGTTCGGTCTGGCCGGGGCGCGCGTCGGCTACCTCGCGGCGAGCACCGCGCTCGTGGACGCGCTGCGCGTGGTGCGGCTGCCGTACCACCTGTCGGCGGTCACGCAGGCCGTCGCGCGGGCCGCGCTCGCGCACGCGCCGGAGCTGATGGCGCAGGTCGGCTCGCTCCGCGAGGAGCGCGACGGCCTGGTCGCGTGGCTGCGTGCGCGCGGCTTCGTCGCGTGCGACTCCGACGCGAACTTCGTGCTGTTCGGCACGTTCGACGACCGCCAGGCGGTCTGGCAGGGTCTGCTCGACCGGGGCGTGCTCGTGCGCGTCACGGGTCCGGAGGGATGGCTGCGGGTGTCGGTCGGCACCCCGGCGGAGACGGCGGCGTTCCGCGCCGCCCTGGTGGAGGTGACGGGACGATGA
- a CDS encoding RecQ family ATP-dependent DNA helicase yields the protein MPASPPPDAAAPAAATAVDRVALRAQAEEVLRRLVGRDDARLHDDQWQAIEALVADHRRVLVVQRTGWGKSAVYFVATALLRAGAGGARRGPTVIVSPLLALMRNQVESARRAGIAAETLNSANVQDWADVHARVAAGEVDVLLVSPERLNNPGFRDEVLPRLAQDAGLVVVDEAHCISDWGHDFRPDYRRIRTLLGDLPGGVPVLATTATANARVTADVAEQLGGDDDAPPLVLRGSLDRPSLRLQVTQLPDVATRLAWLATTLPALEGSGIIYCLTIAAAEQVTEHLRSAGLDVRTYTGQTDPAERETAEADLLANRVKALVATSALGMGFDKPDLAFVVHVGAPSSPIAYYQQVGRAGRATARADVVLLPGQDDRAIWEWFASTAFPPEQEVRATLAALDAHGTLSTAHLETFVSLRRTRLEGMLKVLDVDGAVRRVRGGWESTGEPWSYDAERYARVTAARRAEQATMLTYLTTDECRMAYLRAALDDPALEDGWRCGRCDTCTGTTVGEVPAEDAVASARDLLAVPGEPVSARRQWPTGLASLGLDLRGRLPAGEQVGEGRAVGRLDGLGWGGPLRAALRDEVPTELPVGLRGPVRDVLEAWRPGVDVVVAVGSAGRGALVAHLAGGTARLLGVPWAGSLTAVGTPPRHDVNSAQRLADVIRHVELPDEVAEAVAGRRVLLVDDRTDTGWTLTVAGRLLRRAGATEVLPFVLGVG from the coding sequence GTGCCCGCCTCTCCCCCGCCCGACGCCGCGGCCCCCGCCGCGGCGACCGCCGTCGACCGCGTCGCGCTGCGCGCGCAGGCCGAGGAGGTCCTGCGCCGGCTCGTCGGCCGGGACGACGCACGCCTGCACGACGACCAGTGGCAGGCGATCGAGGCGCTCGTCGCCGACCACCGCCGGGTGCTCGTCGTGCAGCGCACCGGGTGGGGCAAGTCGGCGGTGTACTTCGTCGCCACCGCCCTGCTGCGCGCCGGCGCGGGGGGCGCCCGCCGCGGGCCCACCGTGATCGTGTCGCCGCTCCTGGCGCTCATGCGCAACCAGGTCGAGTCCGCCCGGCGTGCGGGCATCGCGGCCGAGACGCTGAACTCGGCGAACGTGCAGGACTGGGCGGACGTGCACGCTCGCGTCGCCGCGGGCGAGGTCGACGTGCTCCTCGTCTCGCCCGAGCGGCTCAACAACCCGGGCTTCCGGGATGAGGTGCTGCCCCGCCTCGCGCAGGACGCCGGCCTCGTCGTCGTGGACGAGGCGCACTGCATCTCGGACTGGGGCCACGACTTCCGGCCCGACTACCGCCGGATCCGCACGCTGCTGGGCGACCTGCCCGGCGGCGTCCCCGTGCTCGCCACGACCGCGACGGCGAACGCCCGCGTCACGGCGGACGTCGCCGAACAGCTCGGTGGTGACGACGACGCCCCGCCGCTCGTGCTGCGCGGCTCCCTCGACCGCCCGAGCCTGCGGCTGCAGGTCACGCAGCTGCCCGACGTGGCGACGCGCCTCGCGTGGCTCGCCACGACGCTCCCCGCGCTCGAGGGGTCCGGCATCATCTACTGCCTCACCATCGCCGCGGCGGAGCAGGTCACGGAGCACCTGCGTTCCGCCGGCCTGGACGTGCGCACGTACACGGGCCAGACCGACCCGGCGGAGCGCGAGACCGCGGAGGCCGACCTGCTCGCCAACCGCGTGAAGGCGCTCGTCGCGACGTCCGCGCTCGGCATGGGGTTCGACAAGCCGGACCTCGCGTTCGTCGTGCACGTCGGCGCCCCGTCGTCCCCCATCGCGTACTACCAGCAGGTCGGACGCGCGGGCCGCGCGACGGCGCGTGCCGACGTCGTCCTCCTTCCCGGGCAGGACGACCGGGCCATCTGGGAGTGGTTCGCCTCCACGGCGTTCCCGCCGGAGCAGGAGGTCCGCGCGACGCTCGCCGCGCTGGACGCGCACGGCACGTTGTCGACGGCACATCTCGAGACCTTCGTGAGCCTGCGCCGCACGCGGCTCGAGGGGATGCTCAAGGTGCTCGACGTCGACGGCGCCGTGCGGCGCGTCCGCGGCGGCTGGGAGTCGACGGGCGAGCCGTGGTCGTACGACGCCGAGCGCTACGCGCGCGTGACCGCCGCCCGCCGCGCCGAGCAGGCCACGATGCTGACGTACCTCACCACCGACGAGTGCCGCATGGCGTACCTGCGCGCGGCGCTGGACGACCCGGCGCTCGAGGACGGCTGGCGCTGCGGGCGGTGCGACACCTGCACCGGCACGACGGTCGGCGAGGTCCCCGCCGAGGACGCCGTCGCGTCGGCGCGCGACCTCCTGGCAGTCCCCGGGGAGCCCGTCTCCGCCCGCCGGCAGTGGCCGACCGGTCTCGCGTCGCTCGGTCTCGACCTGCGCGGGCGCCTGCCCGCCGGCGAGCAGGTCGGCGAGGGACGTGCGGTGGGGCGGCTCGACGGGCTGGGCTGGGGAGGTCCGCTGCGTGCGGCGCTGCGCGACGAGGTACCGACCGAGCTGCCCGTCGGGCTGCGCGGACCGGTGCGGGACGTGCTCGAGGCCTGGCGTCCGGGCGTGGACGTCGTCGTCGCCGTCGGCTCGGCCGGCCGGGGCGCACTCGTCGCCCACCTCGCAGGCGGGACGGCGCGGCTGCTGGGCGTGCCGTGGGCAGGCTCGCTCACCGCGGTCGGCACCCCGCCGCGGCACGACGTGAACTCGGCCCAGCGGCTCGCCGACGTGATCCGCCACGTCGAGCTGCCGGACGAGGTCGCGGAGGCCGTCGCCGGCCGTCGCGTGCTGCTCGTCGACGACCGCACCGACACCGGCTGGACGCTGACCGTCGCGGGCCGCCTGCTGCGTCGTGCGGGCGCGACCGAGGTCCTGCCGTTCGTCCTCGGCGTCGGCTGA
- the hisD gene encoding histidinol dehydrogenase → MISRIDLRGRRPSRRELLAVLPRAELDVEHAAAAVAPILAQVRADGARALRDLSERFDGVRPQHVRVPAAAIEDALAVLDPRVRAALEETIRRVRQVHGAQRPQDFTVDVAPGARVRQRWVPVRRVGLYVPGGLAVYPSSVVMNVVAAQEAGVGSLAVVSPPQKERDGLPDPVVLATCALLGVDEVYAVGGAQAVAMLAYGAAGSDEVDGETLCEPVDVITGPGNVYVAAAKRLVRGFVGIDAEAGPTEIAILADGTADASHVAADLVSQAEHDPLAAAVLVTPSVELAGAVEAKLVDRSEVTMNRERVVTALRGSQSAIVLVDDLEAGLDVVNAYGAEHLEVQTVDAGAWADRVTSAGAIFVGPWSPVSLGDYMAGSNHVLPTGGCAHFASGLGVHSFVRAVQVIEYDADALAEVADRVVALADAEGLPAHGEAVRARF, encoded by the coding sequence GTGATCTCCCGCATCGACCTGCGCGGCCGCCGTCCGTCCCGTCGCGAGCTGCTCGCGGTGCTGCCGCGCGCCGAGCTCGACGTCGAGCACGCCGCTGCGGCGGTCGCGCCGATCCTGGCGCAGGTGCGCGCCGACGGGGCCCGCGCGCTGCGGGACCTGTCCGAGCGGTTCGACGGCGTGCGGCCGCAGCACGTGCGCGTGCCGGCGGCCGCGATCGAGGACGCGCTCGCCGTGCTCGACCCGCGGGTCCGTGCCGCGCTCGAGGAGACGATCCGCCGGGTCCGCCAGGTGCACGGCGCGCAGCGCCCGCAGGACTTCACGGTCGACGTGGCGCCGGGCGCGCGCGTCCGGCAGCGCTGGGTGCCCGTGCGCCGCGTCGGCCTGTACGTGCCCGGCGGCCTCGCCGTGTACCCGTCGTCGGTCGTGATGAACGTCGTGGCGGCGCAGGAGGCCGGCGTCGGCTCGCTCGCCGTCGTCTCGCCGCCGCAGAAGGAGCGCGACGGCCTGCCCGACCCGGTCGTGCTCGCCACCTGTGCGCTGCTCGGCGTCGACGAGGTGTACGCGGTGGGTGGTGCGCAGGCGGTCGCGATGCTCGCGTACGGCGCGGCGGGCAGCGACGAGGTCGACGGCGAGACCCTGTGCGAGCCGGTCGACGTGATCACCGGCCCGGGAAACGTCTACGTCGCCGCCGCCAAGCGGCTCGTCCGCGGCTTCGTCGGCATCGACGCGGAGGCCGGGCCCACCGAGATCGCGATCCTCGCCGACGGCACCGCGGACGCGTCCCACGTCGCCGCGGACCTCGTCTCGCAGGCCGAGCACGACCCGCTCGCCGCGGCGGTGCTCGTCACGCCGTCGGTCGAGCTCGCGGGCGCCGTCGAGGCGAAGCTCGTCGACCGCAGCGAGGTCACCATGAACCGCGAGCGCGTCGTCACCGCCCTGCGCGGGAGCCAGTCGGCCATCGTCCTGGTGGACGACCTCGAGGCGGGGCTCGACGTCGTCAACGCGTACGGCGCCGAGCACCTCGAGGTCCAGACCGTCGACGCCGGCGCGTGGGCCGACCGCGTCACGAGCGCCGGTGCCATCTTCGTCGGCCCCTGGTCACCCGTGTCGCTCGGGGACTACATGGCCGGGTCGAACCACGTGCTGCCGACCGGCGGGTGCGCGCACTTCGCCAGCGGGCTCGGCGTGCACTCGTTCGTGCGGGCGGTGCAGGTCATCGAGTACGACGCCGACGCCCTGGCCGAGGTGGCCGACCGGGTGGTCGCGCTCGCCGACGCCGAGGGGCTGCCCGCGCACGGCGAGGCGGTCCGCGCGCGGTTCTGA
- a CDS encoding SRPBCC family protein: protein MTRSTDDVRGVLTARSDGVEVRFDRWYPTTPQDLWAAVTEPARVARWLGPLYGDLRVGGAYELRMGDDVPGADDTATGEVLVCEPPRALAVTWVFPNETVTRVDVELAVDGAGTLLRLRHTGLADDAARGYGGGWHACLDQLDDHVAGRPVRAWDVVYAAAAPAYADARPGEPA from the coding sequence ATGACGCGATCGACGGACGATGTGCGAGGCGTGCTCACCGCGCGCTCCGACGGGGTAGAGGTGCGCTTCGACCGGTGGTACCCCACGACCCCGCAGGACCTCTGGGCGGCGGTGACGGAGCCGGCGCGCGTGGCCCGGTGGCTGGGGCCCTTGTACGGGGACCTGCGTGTCGGCGGGGCCTACGAGCTGCGGATGGGGGACGACGTCCCGGGCGCGGACGACACCGCGACCGGGGAGGTGCTGGTGTGCGAGCCGCCCCGCGCGCTGGCCGTCACGTGGGTCTTCCCGAACGAGACCGTGACGCGCGTCGACGTGGAGCTCGCCGTCGACGGCGCCGGCACCCTTCTGCGGCTGCGCCACACCGGGCTCGCGGACGACGCCGCCCGCGGCTACGGGGGCGGGTGGCACGCGTGCCTCGACCAGCTCGACGACCACGTCGCCGGTCGTCCCGTCCGTGCGTGGGACGTGGTCTACGCGGCCGCGGCCCCCGCGTACGCGGACGCCCGGCCGGGGGAGCCCGCCTAG
- a CDS encoding ArsR/SmtB family transcription factor, which produces MDALGDPVRRRLVELLGDGERTAGELAAAVGAERGISQPAVSRHLRVLREAGVVTARAEGPVRLYAVRAEALDAVGDWARDMTRYWRTGLDALATEVARGRRAARRGGHHDGARLDGARDDGGAGHDGAGHDGGRQDDHDGGGR; this is translated from the coding sequence ATGGACGCGCTCGGCGACCCGGTCCGCCGCCGGCTGGTGGAGCTGCTCGGCGACGGCGAGCGCACGGCCGGCGAGCTCGCCGCAGCCGTGGGCGCCGAGCGCGGCATCAGCCAGCCGGCCGTCTCCCGGCACCTGCGGGTGCTGCGCGAGGCGGGCGTCGTGACGGCGCGCGCGGAGGGGCCGGTGCGGCTGTACGCGGTCCGTGCCGAGGCCCTGGACGCGGTCGGCGACTGGGCGCGGGACATGACGCGGTACTGGCGGACCGGCCTGGACGCGCTCGCCACGGAGGTGGCGCGCGGCCGCCGGGCCGCGCGGCGCGGCGGGCACCACGACGGCGCGCGGCTCGACGGCGCACGGGACGACGGCGGCGCCGGGCACGACGGCGCCGGGCACGACGGCGGACGGCAGGACGACCACGACGGAGGCGGACGATGA
- a CDS encoding DoxX family protein yields MSTTARTSGGTTTDTVYQEQIVTSSAARKVLAVARITIGFTFFWAFIDKVFGLGYATPAERAWINGGTPAQGFIGGIEGPFAGFFQLFANPFGDWLFMLGLLGIGVALIFGAGLKIAAVTGTLLMLLMYLAQFPLVLGGTNPIVDSHWHEALLLIISAVTLAGDTWGVGRIWGRMVGNSWLR; encoded by the coding sequence ATGTCCACCACTGCTCGAACGTCCGGGGGGACGACGACCGACACCGTCTACCAGGAGCAGATCGTCACGAGCTCCGCTGCTCGCAAGGTCCTCGCGGTCGCCCGCATCACGATCGGCTTCACGTTCTTCTGGGCCTTCATCGACAAGGTCTTCGGCCTGGGCTACGCCACGCCCGCCGAGCGCGCCTGGATCAACGGCGGCACCCCGGCGCAGGGGTTCATCGGCGGCATCGAGGGTCCGTTCGCGGGCTTCTTCCAGCTGTTCGCCAACCCCTTCGGTGACTGGCTGTTCATGCTCGGGCTGCTCGGCATCGGCGTCGCGCTGATCTTCGGCGCGGGCCTGAAGATCGCCGCGGTGACCGGCACGCTGCTGATGCTGCTCATGTACCTGGCGCAGTTCCCGCTCGTCCTCGGCGGCACCAACCCGATCGTGGACTCGCACTGGCACGAGGCGCTGCTGCTGATCATCTCCGCCGTCACCCTCGCCGGTGACACGTGGGGAGTCGGTCGGATCTGGGGCCGGATGGTCGGCAACAGCTGGCTGCGCTGA
- a CDS encoding RNA-binding S4 domain-containing protein, with translation MDVVHVRDEVIRLGQLLKLAGVADSGAQARTLLEDDAVTVDGEPENRRGRQVPRGAVVEVDLPTGKVAFTVE, from the coding sequence ATGGACGTGGTGCACGTGCGTGACGAGGTCATCCGGCTCGGCCAGCTCCTCAAGCTTGCCGGCGTCGCGGACTCGGGGGCGCAGGCACGGACGCTCCTGGAGGACGACGCCGTCACGGTCGACGGCGAGCCCGAGAACCGGCGCGGACGTCAGGTGCCGCGGGGCGCCGTCGTCGAGGTCGACCTGCCGACCGGGAAGGTCGCGTTCACCGTCGAGTGA